The window CAGTTCTATGATGTAAAATTTTCTTCAGATAAGTGTTTTCTATTTTATTCATATAATGGAAATTAAGATATCTTATGAATTGTAGCAGTTTATGAGATAAATTCTGTTCAAGTGAAATTTCAAAAAATTTCGGTAAATAATTCTCAAGACGCAGCATTAAAATTATCAAGAAATAAATATAGGCAATCTGTTTTTCGGAATATAATCTTATGGAAAGAATATTTTGAAGTATAAAATTCCTTCTAATATTTAATGTCATCAAAAAGTTATCAACCCATTTTTCAGCTCCAATAGCCTTTGCCAAATAGAGCGCTTCTCCAGCTAATCCAATTACAGGGTCAATAGCTTTGGAGAGATGCATAGGAGGTGGAAGATTGAGATTTTTTATAATTAGAGAATGAGCATATTTAAGGATTGGGGTTATGGTTTTTCTATTGTCTTTAAGAAGAGATTTTAGAGCCGATTTCCATACTTTGAGCTCTCTATATCTTTTTCTAATCCTTAAAAAAAAATCTATACTCGTTATTTGCGCCATAAACCTTTTTCTCAGAAAAGGTTTAATACCTACACCTACAAATATTATAAAGTATAACTTTTTGAATATTCAAAGAAAAATTCAACAAAGCTTTAATTTGCATTTTGTAACAAAAATGTTAGTTATGAATTAAGGAGGATTTTTGAATCGTAATAGGAGGAGCGAAATTATGAAATCAGTTGTTATAACTGGAAGCACAAAAGGGATTGGATTGGGACTTGCTCTGGAATTTTTGAAAAGAGGATGTTCCGTTGTAATCAGCGGTAGAAATAAGAATAAACTTACAGAAGAGGTTGCAAGGGCGGAAAAAAAATTTGGCACAGATAAAGTATTAGGAAAAACTTGTGATGTTTGCAATATATTGCAAGTTCAAGATTTATGGGATAGCGCAAAAGCGAAATTTGGTAAGGTTGATATTTGGATAAACAATGCAGGAAGAGATACAAGTATGGTTATGTTATGGGAGCTTGACCCGGAAGAGATATATGCAACAATAAATACAAATATAACAGGTCTCATATTTGGAACAAAAATTGCATTGAAAGGAATGATAGAGCAGGGTGGTGGACAGATTTATAATATGGAAGGTTTTGGAAGCAGTGATATGATGCGTCCGGGAATGACTGTTTATGGGACAACTAAGAGAGCTGTCCGTTATTTCACAGAATCGGTAATTGAAGAAGCAAAAGACACACCTGTGCAAATAGGCACTCTTGGTCCCGGAATGGTTGTAACAGATTTTATGCTAAATGGATTGAGAAAGATGTCACCTGAAAAACTTGCTGAAGTAAAACCAATTTACAATATGTTGGCTGACAAGGTGGAAACAGTTACCCCCTTTCTTGTAGAAGAAATACTTAAAAATAATAAAACAGGTGCGAAGATTGATTGGCTTACTAATGAAAAAGCGATGGAAAGAATGAATTCAGAGGAATATATAAATCGAGACCTCCTTGGTGAATTTGGATTTTAAAATTTTAAGGATGAATTTGCCATTTAATAACTATGAAAAATATTATTGTTAAATTGAAAATCCAAATGTGAATTGCTAAAAGTCGATTATGGAAAATGATTTGACATTTTATGAAGCTGTTCAGAAATATCCTGCATTCCCAAAATTTACAATCCTGAAAATAGACCTATATCGCCGGGGAGTTTTGTATTCAGATAGAGTGATTGAAGAATTTGGCAGATATCCCGGACCATTTATTTTAAAAGACGGTACATCAGTGATGACGGCGGCTGGCGAATGTATGCCTGACGACCATTATACAATCGATTTTCATAATGGAAAATTAGGTATCTTCTACAAAGGTGAGTTTGTTGAGGAAACAGAGTTTTGTCCCCGCCCCCGTTTTTTTGGTGAAACAACATCATCAGGCATTCCAATGGAAAAGATTGGGATGTTTAGACCACAGGTACTGAATATATGGACAGATCGTTATTGTCACTTTTGGGAAAAAGGCAACCAATGTAAATTTTGTTCCATCAATGCTCTATTTAAAGAACGGAAACAGCTTGATAAGGGAATTTACGAAGCAGAAGACATAAGGGAAACCATAAAAGAAGCGATGAAAGAGCCCGGCAGATTTTCAATGATAACTGTGACTGGCGGAGCAAATCCCAACGGCAAAGAGCCTTTTGATGATGAGGTGGCAAGATATATAGAAGTGATACAGGCAATTGGCGATAATTTTGAAAGCCCTCGTATTCCATTACAGCTCACGAGCTGTGCTTTTTCAAAAAAACAGGTTAAAAAGATATACGACGAAACCAAGGCAATGATGTACTGTCCGGATATAGAAGTATGGGATAGAAATCTTTTTGCTGAAATATGTCCCGGCAAAGCCAAATATGTAGGATGGGACAACTGGGTGAAGAGTCTAATCGATGCAGTGGGAATTTTTGGTAAAGGACTTGTTGCAACTAATATCGTTTTAGGCGTTGAACTTGCAGCTGACAATGGATTTAGCACAGAAGATGAAGCGCTAAAATCAAATCTTGAAGGATGTGAGTTTTTGGCAAAAAGAGGTGTTGCCATGATGGGTTTAGTATGGCGCCCTGTAAAAGGTTCGGCTTTTTATAAGAGAAGACAACCCTCTTTGGAATATTATATTCGCGTCTCACAAGGGCTTCACGATATTCGCGTATCTTACGGGCTTCACTGTGAATTTGACGATTATAAACATTGTGGAAATCATGGAGATGGTGATTTGCATCGAATAGATTGAATGAATTTATACCTACCAAAAGGTAAATAAGAGTATTTCTGCAATAAGCGTCTGTATAAAATTCAAAGAAAGGAGCTGGACATCGAAATAATTAATTCCAGTCGA is drawn from Candidatus Schekmanbacteria bacterium and contains these coding sequences:
- a CDS encoding SDR family oxidoreductase, with translation MKSVVITGSTKGIGLGLALEFLKRGCSVVISGRNKNKLTEEVARAEKKFGTDKVLGKTCDVCNILQVQDLWDSAKAKFGKVDIWINNAGRDTSMVMLWELDPEEIYATINTNITGLIFGTKIALKGMIEQGGGQIYNMEGFGSSDMMRPGMTVYGTTKRAVRYFTESVIEEAKDTPVQIGTLGPGMVVTDFMLNGLRKMSPEKLAEVKPIYNMLADKVETVTPFLVEEILKNNKTGAKIDWLTNEKAMERMNSEEYINRDLLGEFGF
- a CDS encoding radical SAM protein, whose amino-acid sequence is MENDLTFYEAVQKYPAFPKFTILKIDLYRRGVLYSDRVIEEFGRYPGPFILKDGTSVMTAAGECMPDDHYTIDFHNGKLGIFYKGEFVEETEFCPRPRFFGETTSSGIPMEKIGMFRPQVLNIWTDRYCHFWEKGNQCKFCSINALFKERKQLDKGIYEAEDIRETIKEAMKEPGRFSMITVTGGANPNGKEPFDDEVARYIEVIQAIGDNFESPRIPLQLTSCAFSKKQVKKIYDETKAMMYCPDIEVWDRNLFAEICPGKAKYVGWDNWVKSLIDAVGIFGKGLVATNIVLGVELAADNGFSTEDEALKSNLEGCEFLAKRGVAMMGLVWRPVKGSAFYKRRQPSLEYYIRVSQGLHDIRVSYGLHCEFDDYKHCGNHGDGDLHRID